The genomic window GTAATGATGTCAACTACCTGACTGCCTCTCGAAGCCTTTTATGCGCCGCCTCAAGAGACACTCTTTATAGTCTAGAGCGTCTTCGTTGTCAATAAAAAATAGCGCTAAAACTTTCTCATGCTGCGCGGACATATCAGCAGCAAGAATTTACTTCAGTATATCCAGAAGCTCGACCTCGAATATCAGTGTCGCATTGGCGGGAATCATCCCGGAGCCCTGCTCACCATAGGCCAGTTCAGGAGGACAGACGAGTTGTGCCTTGCCGCCGACCTTCATCTTCTGCACGCCCTCGGTCCAGCATTTGATGACCTGGTTCAAACCGAATTCGGCGGGACGCCCTGCGGCGTAAGAGCTGTCGAACTCCTTGCCGTCGACGAGGGTGCCGCGGTAATTAACCTTCACCCTGTCGGTGGCTGCGGGACTTGCGCCGGTCCCTTCCTTGATGGACTTGTACACGAGACCTGAAGCGGTCTTGACCGCACCTTTCTCGCTTGCGGCCTTCTCGACGAATTCTTTTGACTTGGCAGCAAGACGCTCGCCCTGTGCGGCACGACGCGCCAGTGCAAGCTGCTGGATTTTCGCCTTGTAAGGCTCGATGTCGAAATCCGGCTTCTTCCCGGCAATACCGTCCTTAACGCCTTTCAGCACCTGGTCCAGTTCATCCGACGTCATGTCGAAGATGGCCAACTGGCGTGCCATCACCTGGCCTACGGCATAAAGGGTCTTCTGGTCCTCGGCTTTCTTGTCGTCAGCCGCAAAGGCGGGAACAGCGAGAAGTACCAACAGCATGGCAGCGATGAGTCTGTTCATGGCTTATTTCCTCCTGGTTGGATGCGAAAAAAAAGCACCCCTTATGGAGTGCTTTAATAATAACGATGGTGCGGCCTACTTCTTGGCCTTGGGTGCTGCTTTTGCCTTGGGGGCTTTGGCAGCTTTCGCCGGCGCCTTGGGGGCCTTCGCGGCCTTTGCCGGTTTGGCTACCGTCTCTTTCTTCGCCTCGATGTTGGCCATGCGAACTTCCCGCGCCTTGGCAAGGTTGTCGGCCAGACCGCGGTCCTGCGCCATCTTGCGGCGAGACTCGGAATAGCTCTTGGCGGAAAGAGCCTGTTTGCTCGGGATGCCGAACTGTTTCTTGTAGGCACCCGGCTTCATCCCGTGTGCTGTGCTCAGGTGACGCGCAAGGGTCTTGAACCCTCCTTTGCCGCACACAAGACAGACCACCTCGTTCTTTTTGAACGCTTCTTTGATGGAGAGTGAAGATTTAACCTCTTCGACGCCTTCCACACCCTGTCCCGCCTCAAGATTCTTCAGTGCAGCGTGAACTTTGGCTATTTCCGCGAGAAGCTCGTCCGATGTCATCGGCGTGCTGGAGGCATGCGATGCAACGAGTTGTGCAGCTATTTCTACTAAGGTCGCCATTTACCACCCTCCTTCAAAGTTATAGTTAGGTGATTAATAGCAGAGACAGAAATATTGTCAATAATAAAGTAAAAATAACATTTATGGACTCAGTATACGGGAGGACAAAAAGAATGGAACACACGTGCAGAAGATACGGGCTTGAAATGATATGGTACGCGAGACCGGGTAGAGCGTATGTCGAGGCGACAGGATCATGCACCGGCTCCGCCGCCTGCAAGGATCAGCGAAAAAGGAACTATATCTCACGGGTGTGCATAGAATGCAGCTCTTCCGGCACCTAAAAGAGCGGTTTTTTCATTCAGTATGACGTGCACCGGAATAGACTGTACAAGTGGACTCAGCCTTCCTTTTGCGGTGAAAGAAAGCATGAATGCGGGTCCTTTCAGCAGATCAAGGATCTTCGGTGCGATCCCGCCGCCAAGGTAGACGCCGCCTGTGGCGAGAAACCTGAGGGCGGCGTTGCCCGCCTCGGCTCCGTAGACGGATATGAATACTTCAAGCGCCTTGCCGCACATGGGGCACCGGGATTCCAGGGCCGCCTTCGTGATGACCGCGGGCGGATCGCCGGCGCTCATCGCGGCGGCGATGGATTCCTGTTCGGGGAAGTAATGTTTGTCACGCAGGAAACGATAGATGTCCAGGAGCCCGGGGCCGGACAACACACGCTCGTAGCTGACCCGGCCGTGCTTCGTCTGCAGGTAAAGGAGAAGTTCTGCTTCCAGTTCGTTTCGTGCCGCGAAGTCGGCGTGTCCCGCTTCGCTGGGAAGCGGGTGGTGGATCCCTCCAGCGAAATAGGCGAGCGACTCGCCAAGGCCGGTCCCTGCAGAGACCACGGTTATGGTGCCGGAAGGATTGGCAACACCATGGTTTAGGGTGAAGAGGTCCTGTTGCTTAAGCGACGCGATGCCGTAGGTGTTCGCCTCGAGGTCGTTGATAAGCAGCACGTTTGGGAGTTCCAAAGCCGCAGCGAGTTCATCGCTCTCAATGGTCCAGGGGAGGTTCGGTGTGCGCACCCGTCCCTCGATGATGGGGCCGGCGATACCGAAGCAGGCGCGTTCAGCGCTGATGTGATGCTGCGAGGTGAAGTGGCGCACGATGTCGATGAGGCTGCCGTGCGCGGCGCTTTTGTACTGCGTCTCGGCAAGTGTGGTAAGTCCGGCGGGATCGGCCTGGAAATAGGCAATACGGGTCGAGGTTCCCCCCACATCTCCTGCGAGAATGAGCATATGACCTCCCGTTAACGGCAGTGCTGTGGCTGCGTAACTTGTTGTTTACCCCTCACAGATCAGTGGGGACATCGGAGAGACGGAAATCTGGGATCAAAATGCAAATCCCCCCTGCCCCCCCTTCGCAAAGGGGGGGACGTTATGCCATGCTCGCTGCTTCGAGACTATCGCAAAGATGCTTCAGCGATATTTCAGGAAGAACCTTCACAAAAGGGTGGGGAGAACTTCTATATCCGCAGGTTACTTTTGGGTCGCCTCCGCGGCAAGGACGGTTTTGACGATCTCGGCGCTGATCGTGTCGAGGGCACGGCTCGTCGCCTCTGCTACGGCTTCGTAACCTGGTCCGGTCGTTTTTTCGCGGACCACGGCGCGCCCTACCCTGCTGTCATTTCCACTGCGCACACTCCAGACTGCCTCGAGAGTGACTGCCTCGCCGGGAACGGCTTCCAGTCTGAGGATATCGACCGGCACCCCGTACTTGGCATCGGCGCCGGTACTTTGGCCGTAGGCAAACACGCGGTTCGAACCGAGCCTGCGCCCTACATCCTGCGATAAAAGCCGTGGGATTTCCTCTTTCAGCGGTTCTGCCCAGCGGTGCGATTCCAGAATGGCAACACGGTTGGGGGCAACGCGCACGACAAGCTGGGGGCGATCCAGAAGTTCCGGCAGCGTTACCGGTCCTACCCTTACCGACAAGGCCTGCGCGGACGACGCTTCCACCTCCGGAACCGCTGCCGGAGTCAGGGTGTAGAAAGTGACTCCGGGAGACCTGACGCATCCTGCGCACAGGAGAAAAAATCCAAACAAGACCGGGAGTACGGAGACGGTGCGCATGGCTATTTTCCCTCCTTTTTGCCGCGTATCAGGGATTCCGGATGCTGTTCGAGGTAATCACCAAGAACCCGCAGCGAACGCGCCGCACGCGAAACCTCGCGCATGGTGTCGCGCAGGTCGACCTGCACGGGCGCGTCGGCGCTTAGGACCCCGCTAGCACCGCCCAAAGTGGTCCGGGCTTCCGTGAGGGTCTTTCTCACGTCCTCGAGTGTTGTCTTCGTCTCGGTGAGCACCGATTTCGCCTCGGGAACCAGAGACTTGTCCATGTTCTGCAGCAACCGGTCGGCGCTCTTCAAGGTATCGTCGAGGGAGCGCATGGTCTGCCCCGCATCTCCGGCGAGTTTTTCGAGCGGCAGTTTTTCGATCCGCTGCACGATCTCGATGAGGTTCTTCTGCAGCTTCTCCATGGAGCCGGGCACGGTCGGGAAACGCGGCGGCGAGCTGTTCCAGTTGATGCGGCCGGCACGGGCGTCAGGTGCGAAGTCGAGCGCCACGTAGAGCTGGCCTGTCAACAGGCTGCCGCTTTTGATCTGGGCCCGGAAGCCGTGTGCCACCAGGTCGTCGAGAAGTTTGTGTGCTTCGGCGGTACCGGGCAGTGGCATCTTGCCCCCGCTGTCCTTGCGGAACTGGGTCTGCAGGTGCTCAGGGTAGAGCTGGATCTCGACCGGAACGGAGAAGTCCTTGCGGTTGGGGTCGAGCACCACATTGATATTGGTGACCTCACCCACGGTAACGCCACGCAAATCCACCGGAGCACCGACGGCAAGACCGCGCACCGATTCTCGGAACTCGAGGATGAATTTTTCCGAGGCAGCGGAGTTTTTGAGGGCCTCGTCGCGGGTACCGTAAAGGGTGTACGCGGTGTCGGCGGGAGCGGCGACGGCGCCGGAGGCGGATTCCTCGAAGGAGATGCCGCCCAAAAGAACGGCAAGCATCGACTCGGTGTTCAGCTTCACGCCGCCTGGTGTAACGGTCAAGTCGACGCCGCTTGCCTGCCAGAAATAGGTACTGGTGGTGACAAAGCGGTCGTACGGCGACTTGATGAAGACACGGACGGTGACGGCTTTGCCATCCCGGTCGAGGTCGGTGGAGATGACCTGCCCCACCTGTATGCGGTGGAAAAAGACCGGTGAGCCGGTGTAGAGCGAGCCTACATCGTCGGTGTGCAGCACGAACTGACGCCCCGGGACATCCATGGAAACAGCTGGGGGAGACTCTAGGCCGATGAAACTGTCACTGAGCTCCTTCGAAGTCCCCGCCTCGACTCCGATATAGGAGCCGCCAAGGAGCGTGGTGAGGCCGGAAACGTTTCCGCCGGAGATGCGTGCGCGCACCACCCAGAAACGGGTATCTTTCACCATGAGCCCCTTGGCGTCCTTGGTGACCTCCGCGGTAACCACGACATGGGTGCGGTCGTCGGAGATGGCGATCGATTTCACCTCGCCGATCATGACGTCCTTGTACTTAAGCTTGGTCTTGCCCGCCTCGAGCCCTTCACCGGTCTTGAAGGAGATGGTAATGGTCTCGCCGCGATCAACCCACGCCTTGGCCGCGATGGAAAGGCCGATGATGGCGGCGACTATGGGTATGATCCAGACGAGCTGGATCGAGAAGCGCCGCTTCGGCTCGCTTACCGCCTCGGGAAGGTCCTGTATCTCTTGTTTGTCCGATGGTTCAGTCATGGAATTCCTCTTTCTGCAACGGGTCCCAGATCAGGCGCGGGTCGAACTCCATAGTGGCAAGCATGGTGAGGACAACCACCGCGCCGAAAGCGATCGCGGCGGGGCCGGCCTTCACTATCGCGAGGGAGCCCAGTTGTACGAGCGCCGCGAGCAGGGTGACTACGTAAATATCCAGCATGGACCAGCGCCCCACCGCTTCCACCAGCCGGTAAAGCCGGGTGCGCTGCTGAGGGTGCCAAGTCGATTTGCGCTGCACGGAGATGAGCAGCAGGGTCAGGGAAAAGAGCTTTAAAAGCGGTATCGCCACGCTGGCCACGAAGACGATGACGGCGATCATCCAGGACCCGGTCCTCCAAAGATGCACGACACCGCTCACAATGGTGTCCTTACGGTAGCTGATCAGGGAGCCCGTCTCCATCATGACCAGGGTGTTGGCCGGTATGTAGAGGATGTAGGACGCGATGACGAGCGCCCAGCAGCGCTGCACGCTGCCCGGTCTGCGCAAATGAAGCCGTGCGCCGCAGCGCGGGCAGTACTGCCCGCGCGAAGTGCCGGTGCTCCGGGAGACCAGTTGGCAGACATGGCAGGAGCAAAGCCCGCGGCCGGCCGCGATGGGGGAGTCGGCGGTGCTCACCTTGACTCCAGATCCCGGCGTTTCGCGTCGAGCTGGGCCCAGACGTCGCGCGCGTTGAAGGCGGTGGCCGCGGCGGCAAGCAGCAGGGTGAGCACCGCGAAGGACCACAACGCCATCCCGGGTATGACGCGGAAGTTGTTGGTCAGCTTCACCAGGGAAACCAGCAGGCCGAGCATCAACACCTCCACCATCCCCCACGGCTCGATGCACTGCAGGGTGCGCATGAAAAGCGGATACCTCGGGGGCACCTTGCCGAGTTTTAAAGGCAGAAGCAGATAAGTGAGCGAGGCGAGCTCAAGCGCCGGAATCAGAATGGCAGTGATCAGGACGAGAGTTGAGACGCTCCTCATCCCCTGATCCCAAAGGGAGAGCACGGCGCCGAAAAGGGTGATGGCACTGCGGTCGCCCTGCACCTCGATGGCGAATATGGGAAAGAGGTTCGCGCCCAGGAAAACCATGCATGCCGCCAGGGTATATGCGAGGGTGCGGTCGACGCTGTCGGTGGCGTTACGGTACAGCACGGCACCGCAACGCCGGCAGCTGGCGTAGCAGCCTGGGTTGAGCTGGATGTCGCGCTGCAACAGGTCGCATTCGTGGCAGGCGATAAGTTGTGCGGTTCGATCGGTCATCGGGGAGACGCTCCCTCATATGCGGCCCCGGCAGGCCGTGGCAGACGCGTCGCACAGCGGAGGCCGGCAGGACATGACAGATGAAAACATACCACAGTTGCAGGCTTAAAACTAAGCCTGACTGTATCAAAAACGGTCTTAAAACTAGATCAGCCGCCCAGGAAGTCTCCCAAGCGGCTGATTGAAATGGTCGGTGCGACTGGATTCGAACCAGCGACCACTAGACCCCCAGTCTAGTGCGCTACCAGGCTGCGCTACGCACCGATTAAACCTGATAATTACAACTGATCCCGCAAATTCATCAATTCCAGCTTCACATCCTGAAGCAGTGCCGCAAGCGCTTCGCCGGAAAGGTCAGATTTTCGGTACTTTTTCTTCGCTTCCAGACGCTTTCTAGCTCCCTCGATGGTCAGCTTTTCGGCGTACAGAAGATCTTTTATCTCGTGGACCAGCTCTACGTCCTTCTTGGAGTAAAGCCTTTGGCCGCTGCTGCTTTTCCTTGGTGCCAATCCCGGGAATTCCGTCTCCCAGTAACGCAGCACCGAGGTTGGAAGGCCAGTTACCGCGGACACCTCGCCGATTCTGAGGTAAAGCTTGTCCGGGGTGCCGGTCGCCATGATTACGGCTGGGTGTTGATCGCGCTCTTCAGTACCTGGCTCGGTTTGAAGGTGAGGATCTTGCGAGCAACGATGGTGATCTCTTCGCCGGTCTGCGGGTTCCTGCCGCGACGGTCGGACTTCTCTTTCACTACGAAGTTGCCGAAGCCGGCAATCTTGATTTTGTCGCCGTCTTCAAGAGTGGACTTAATCAGGTCGAAGACCGTCTCAACGAGTTCGGCGGATTCTTTCTTGGAGAAACCGACCTTCTCATAAATTTTTTCTACGATGTCCGCTTTGGTCATAATCCCCTCAACAGGTTAAACATTTCAGTGTGTTCTCAACAGCGGCTTAATCTAATACCATAGCGTTTTCGATTTCGCAACCGTTTTTATCTGAAGGAAACATTTAATTTTTTCTGCAGTGCCTCGGTTACCTTCGTGTGCAGACGGGTTACTTCTTCGTCGGTAAGGGTCTTCTCCTTCGACCCGTAGCGCACGCGAATGGCGACACTCTTCTCATGAGCCGCAATATTCCCACCCATGTACAAGTCGAAGATTTCCACCCCTTCCAGCTCGGGCGCCTTTACGCCGTTCACGCACGAAACCACGTCGGAGACGGGAAGTTCCCGCGGCAGGAGCATGGCGATGTCGCGGAAGGTGGACGGGAAGCGCGAGGGGACCTGGGCGGCACCCTGTTTCTTCCGCGCGGAGAGAAGCGCCTCGAAGTTGAGTTCCAGGTAGTAAAGCGGCGTGGAGATGCCGTAGTTCTCCTGTACGGTCGGATGGAGCTCTCCCATGGAGCCGAGCACTTTCTTGCCGCTCAGGATGCGGCAGGCCTTGCCTGGATGGTAGTACGGATCGAGCTCCTCGACGCTGTAGTTGACCCCGCCTACGTTCAGGTCGGCTAAGAGGTTCTCGGCGATACCCTTGACGTCGAAGAAGTCGATATCACCCTTGGCCTGGTTCCACCCCTCGGGGTCGCGCCTTCCGGTCAGCAGAGCGGAAATGTAGAGCGGCTCTTCGGGGAGCTCGGCCCCCTCGACGGGAAGGTAGATGCGACGCATCTCGAAGATGCCGAGGTTCAGCGTCCTGAAGCTTACGTTCTTGACCGCGGTGTCCAAAAGCCCCGGGAGCATGGTGGTGCGCATGACGGAGAGTTCGTCCGAGATCGGGTTCAAAAGGACCATGCCGTTGCTGCGGAAGTCGTCCGCCGGGAGCATGATTTTTTCGCAGGAAGAAGGTGCGACGAAACTGTAATTGATCACCTCGGAGAGGCCGTGGGAGACCAGAAGCCCCTTCACCCTCCCAGCCAGGCGCTGTGTGTCGGAAGGGAGATCGGAGAAGACCGACGCCTGCGGCAGCGTGGCGGGTACTTTCTCGAAGCCGTTCACGCGGACCACCTCTTCGATGAGGTCTATCTCGCGCTCTATGTCGACCCTGAAAAGCGGCACCTTCACGGTGAAGACACCAGGCTCGCCCTGCTTCACCTCGAATTCGAGGCGCTCGAAGATGTCCTGCACCTCGGCGGCGGAAAGATCCAGACCGCAGACGGCGTTGATGCGCGACAGGCGCGCGGTGATGACGCGCGGCTCGACCGGCGCCGGATAGACGTCGATGATCCCCTTGGCGACCTTGCCGCCGGAAAGCTCGGCGATGAGCTGGGCGGCGCGATCGAGGGCGCGGGTGAGCCCGGCGACGTCCGCCCCGCGTTCGAAGCGGTGCGACGACTCGGTGTGGATCCCGAGACGCTTGGAGGTCTTGCGGATGGCGGACGGGTTGAAATAGGCGCTCTCGAGAAGCACCTCGGTGGTCCCCTCCCCTATTTCGGAGTTACCGCCACCCATGATGCCGGCAAGGGCCACCGCCTTCGCGCCGTCACGGATGGTGAGATCGTTCGAGGTGAGGGTTCTCTCCTGGCCGTCGAGGGTGGTGAACTTCTCCCCCTCGCCCGCCGCGGCAACGACGATCTTTCCGCCCGACAGGAGCTTGTAGTCGAAGGCGTGCAGCGGGTGACCGTACTCGAGGAGCACGTAGTTGGTCACGTCGACGATGTTGTTGATGGAGCGGATCCCGGCGGCCATGAGCCGGTTGGCGAGCCAGGCAGGGGAGTCGGCGAGCGTGCATCCGGTGATGTGGCGCGCGGTGTAGCGCGGGCAGAGTTCCGGTGCGAGGATCTCGACGCTTGCAATCGACGCGACGGGCGCCCCTTCCTCTTTTACCTCGAGGCCCGGGTAGTGCACCTTTTTGCCGAGCTTCGCGGCGACCTCGCGCGCGATGCCGACGACGCTCAGGCAGTCGGCACGGTTCGGGGTGAGCCCGATCTCGAATATGACGTCCTTGGTCCCGAGCGCGTCGAAAAGCGGAGTACCGAGGGTGTAGCTTTCGGGGAGGATCATGATCCCGGAGGACTCGGCGGAGAGGGCAAGCTCCTTCTCGGAACATAGCATGCCGCAGGACTCCTCGCCGCGGATCTTCGAGCGCTTGATCTTGAAGTCACCGGGGAGCGTCGCGCCGATCTGGGCCAGGGCGACCTTGTCGCCGGCCTTGAAGTTCTGCGCGCCGCAGACGACGTTCACGATCTCGCTTCCGTTGTCGACCTTGCACAGGGAAAGCTTGTCCGCGTTGGGGTGCTGGTTCTTTTCCACCACCCGGGCCACGACGACGTCGTCCATGCCGCCGCCGACCTCTTCCATGCGCTCGACCTCGAGGCCGAGCATGGTGAGCAGATGCGAGAGTTCAGCCGCCGGGAGGTCGCAATCGACGAATTCCTTGATCCAGTTATAGGTAACTATCATATCGATTCCTTCAAATGGAAAATCAATTAACAGGGATGAAGGTGCGGACCCTTCATCCCTGTTCAGCTCTTTTTAAAATTGCTTCAGGAACCTGAGGTCGTTCTCGAAGAGAAGCCTCATGTCGGCGATGCCGTACTTGAGCATCGCGATCCTCTCGATCCCCATGCCGAACGCGAAGCCGGTGTACTGCTCCGAGTCGTACCCCACGTGGCGGTAAACCTCGGGGTCGACCATGCCGGCGCCCAGAATCTCGAGCCACCCGGTCTCCTTGCAGACCCGGCACCCCTTGCCGCGGCAGATGACGCAGGCGATGTCGACCTCGGCGGAGGGTTCGGTGAACGGGAAGAAGGAGGGACGGAGCCTAACGCCGATGTCCTTGCCGAAGAGCTGGCTGATGAAGAGGGTCAGGATACCCTTGAGATCGCCGAAGGTGATCCCCTTGTCGACCATGAGCCCCTCGATCTGGTGGAACATCGGGGAATGGGTGGCGTCGGAGTCGCAGCGGTACACGGTCCCCGGTGCAATGATGCGCACCGGCGGGGGCTGCTTCAGCATGGTGCGGATCTGCACCGGAGAGGTGTGGGTCCGGAGAAGGACGCTCTCGCCGAAGTAGAAGGTGTCCTGCATGTCGCGCGCGGGGTGGTCCTTCGGGAGGTTCAGCGCCTCGAAGTTGTAGAAGTCGAGCTCGACCTCGGGACCTTCCGCAACGGCGAAACCGAGCGCGCCGAAGATGGAGCAGATCTCCTCGGTCACCAGGGTGATCGGGTGCTTGGAGCCCATCGCCTGGCGCCTGCCCGGCAGGGTCACGTCGATCTTCTCACCGGCGAGCCTGGCGGCCTTGGCCGTCTCGCGCACCTGGCTGCCGCGCGCATCGAGCGCATCCTCGAGCTTCGCCTTCACGGTGTTCACCACCTGGCCGACCAGAGGCCTTTCCTCGGGGGAAAGCGCACCGAGCCCTTTCATGACGCCGGTGAGCGCCCCCTTCTTGCCCAGGTACTTGACCCGGAGTTCCTGCAGCCCCTCTTCCGTGGAGGCCTGAGCCAGCTCGGAGAGGGCCTCTTCTAAAAGTGCTTCCAGTTTATCCTTCATCGCATGACCCTATCTTCGGAAAAAAAAAGAAATGGGACATCGCTATCCCATTTCTCTTTATGCCCGCGGTATGTATTAAAATTTTGCTTTGGCTGCTGCCGCGATAGCTGCGAAACCTTTCGGGTCGGAAACGGCTAGGTCGGCCATCACTTTCCTGTCGATTTCTACGTTGGCGAGCTTCAGACCGTGGATCAGCTTGCTGTAGGAAAGACCGTTGATCCTTGCCGCAGCGTTGATCCTGGTGATCCAGAGGGCCCTGAAGTCCCGCTTTTTCACCCTTCTGTCCCTGAACGCGTAGTTCAGTGCGCGGTCCACCGCTTCGGTGGCGCTCCTGAACAGTTTGCTTCTCGCGCCGCGGTAGCCCTTGGCAAGTTTCAATACTTTGTTTCTTCTCTGTCTCGCTTTAAAACCGCGCTTTACTCTTGGCATACATACTCCTTCTGGTCTTTAAATTAGCCGGATCCGCAAGGGGAGACGTTTCCTCACGGTTCTCGGACTTCGGTAACGGGCGAAAACGGCGGTTGAAGACGAACAGCTCCGAGGCGCACCCCGGTGCCGGTGTTCCAGTCCCTAGTCCCCAGCCCCCAGTCCCGATGTTATTTGTAGGGGATCAGGCAGCAGATGTTCTTGTGGTCGGAGGCTGCTACGATACCGCTTTTACGGAGGTTGCGCTTGGTCTTCCTGGTCTTGGAGGTCAGGATGTGGCTGGTGAAGGCGTGAGCCATCTTGATTTTGCCTGTGCCGGTCTTGCTGAAACGCTTGGCGGCGCCCCTATGGGTCTTCATTTTAGGCATTGTTTTACTACTCCTTTGTTGTGGTGTTTATTTTTTTACTTTGGGGGCGATGATCATGAACATGCTGCGCCCTTCCATCTTCTGCTTTACCTCGACCACGCCGATATCGGCGAGTTCGGCGGTTATCTTTTCCAGTGCGGCCATGCCGAGTTCCTGGTGCGTGATCTCACGACCGCGGAAAACGACCGTGATCTTCGCCTTGTTCCCTTCTTCCAGGAAGCGACGTACGTGCTTAACCTTGAACTCCAGGTCGTGCGTATCGGTCTTCGGACGAAGCTTCACTTCCTTCAGCTCGACCTGCACCTGCTTCTTCTTTGCCTCAGCCTGCTTCTTAGCCTGCTGATATTTGAACTTGCCGTAATCCATGATACGGCAGACAGGGGGAACGGCCGTCGGCGAAACCTCTACCAGATCGAGTTGCTGACTCTCAGCCAACGCCAGAGCCTCGCGAAGCGGAAGAATACCAAGCTGCTCACTTTCGGCACCTACTACCCTTACCTCTTTGGCCCTGATTGTCTGATTGATGTTGACTGTAGGTTTAGCTATGACGCCACCTCCTATTTGTAGGTTTTAACTTCGTTCTCAATGAAGGCGATGAACTGTTCGGGAGTCATCGCTTCGAGGTTCTTGCCGTCGCGGAAACGAGGCGCGAGCAGGCCGCCTTCGACCTCCTTGTCCCCCACCACCAGCATGTACGGTATCTTCTGCAGCTGGGCCTCGCGGATCTTGAAGCCGAGCTTTTCGTTTCTGAAATCCTTCTGAACCCGCACGCCCGCGGCACGCAGCTTGTCGAACGCAGCCTGTGCGTAGGGAATCTGGTTGTCGGTAACCGTAAGAACGGTCGCCTGAACCGGTGCCAGCCAAGTCGGGAAGTTTCCGGCGAAGTGCTCGATGAGGACACCGATGAAGCGCTCAATGGCGCCAAGGATAACCCTGTGCACCATGACAGGGCGTTTCTTTTCACCATCCGCGTCGACATAGGTGAGATCGAAACGCTCCGGAAGGGTAAAATCGCACTGGATAGTAGCACATTGCCATCTTCTGTCAAGAGCATCGCGCAGCTTGATGTCTATCTTCGGCCCGTAGAATGCACCGTCGCCCTCGTTTATCTCATAGGGACGACCGGAATCCTTCAGTGCATTCAGAAGCGCGTTGGTGGCAAGTTCCCATGCATCATCGGAGCCGATCGACTTCTCCGGACGGGTGGAAAGCTCCATCTCGAACTCGAAGCCGAAGATCGCCATCACCTCGGTGACGAACTGGATGACCCCCTTGATCTCGCCGTCCAGCTGTTCCGGGGTGCAGAGGATGTGCGCGTCGTCCTGGGTGAAGCCGCGTACGCGCAGAAGGCCGTGGAGGACGCCCGCCCTTTCGTGACGGTGCACCGTGCCGAGCTCGAAGTAGCGCAGCGGCAGGTCGCGGTAGGAGCGAAGCTGCGAGCGGTAGATCATCATGTGGGCCAGGCAGTTCATCGGCTTCACGCCGTAGCTCTGCTCGTCCACCGTGGTGAAGTACATGTTCTCGCGGTAGTTCTCGTAGTGGCCGGAACGCTGCCAGAGTTCGGTCTTCAGGATCTGCGGCCCCTGGACGATGTCATAGCCGCGCTTTAAGTGCTCCTTCCTCTCGAAGTCCTCGAGGATGGTGCGCAGCATCGCCCCTTTCGGGTGCCAGATAACCAGGCCGGCGCCGACCTCGTCGTTGAAGGAGAAGAGGTCGAGTTCGCGGCCGAGTTTCCTGTGGTCGCGCTTCTTCGCCTCCTCGATCCTCTCGAGGTAAGCCTCCAGTTCCTTCTTGTCGGCAAAGGCGGTGCCGTAGACGCGCTGCAGCATGGCGCGCTTTTCGTCGCCGCGCCAGTAGGCGCCTGCGATGGAAGTAAGTTTGAACGCCTTGCACCAGGAGGTGCTCGGCAG from Geomonas ferrireducens includes these protein-coding regions:
- the thrS gene encoding threonine--tRNA ligase, translated to MNEIKVTLPDGSQRPLPEGSSIYDLAASIGAGLAKAAIAGKIDGNLVDLNTKLADGARVEIVTEKSPEAVEIIRHSTSHLMAQAVKALFPQAKVTIGPAIETGFYYDFDVDHPFTPEDLEKIEAKMRELAKADLKIVRSELTSADAVELFKKMGESYKVELIEDLGADKVSLYTQGDFADLCRGPHLPSTSWCKAFKLTSIAGAYWRGDEKRAMLQRVYGTAFADKKELEAYLERIEEAKKRDHRKLGRELDLFSFNDEVGAGLVIWHPKGAMLRTILEDFERKEHLKRGYDIVQGPQILKTELWQRSGHYENYRENMYFTTVDEQSYGVKPMNCLAHMMIYRSQLRSYRDLPLRYFELGTVHRHERAGVLHGLLRVRGFTQDDAHILCTPEQLDGEIKGVIQFVTEVMAIFGFEFEMELSTRPEKSIGSDDAWELATNALLNALKDSGRPYEINEGDGAFYGPKIDIKLRDALDRRWQCATIQCDFTLPERFDLTYVDADGEKKRPVMVHRVILGAIERFIGVLIEHFAGNFPTWLAPVQATVLTVTDNQIPYAQAAFDKLRAAGVRVQKDFRNEKLGFKIREAQLQKIPYMLVVGDKEVEGGLLAPRFRDGKNLEAMTPEQFIAFIENEVKTYK